The following are encoded together in the Acidimicrobiales bacterium genome:
- a CDS encoding MMPL family transporter, giving the protein MHRILRLMATGAQRRPGRVLLALALVTVALGGFAGQQQTDTDPTAFAPEGELAESLELVQDQFAAGGVSTQVIFDAGEDGDVLAPDHVAFADELVAALAGDPEVSEALAAGERALASFTAGLAESGAPMAPELLSQDDADASSARAGLVVVNLDADLELADAAEAELRVGEIVEGMDPPDGLDVEAFGQFILNDRLESGSEGEMSSLLGLSILLIVGILALQFRTASDVALGLVGLLASITWMFGIGVLLGPDYLGVVGYFTQVSIIVPVLLVGLGVDYSIHLTSRYREERRHGLAADRSASAAVRTVGGALALATVATMLGFLTNVISPLPPMGDFGIFTAVGVISAFVVMGLLIPSARNLLDTRQVRRGRTPRWARAGSTADVDPLGRVMAKTSVLADRAPKAVIGAALVVTVLAGLAATQIRTSFSQDDFIPEESEIGQLLTRIETLFGGDIAESTFVVMAGDLADPAALNAVAAVGADLADVEYVRVAGGVAQVQSPFTVLAGLAGSDAELAAQLDELGFSATEGVADDADVAAMYELGFSAAPAQMSTVIDPGHDLGVLSVSTQAGQDNVGDLAESMSAAVEPLSGAGVDTRLTSELLVIDDTLNALAASQARGIAFTLVAALALLVSYYGIAERRPVIGVITMIPSVAVVAWVLGTMWLLGYSFNVLTAMVASLGIGIGVPFGIHMTHRFLEDRRRYDTLDEAVRQTLTHTGGAMAGSAATTAAGFGVLVFASLVPIQQFGTIVAITILYSFLAAVLVQPSCLKLWAEWRARRGDVVELDDADDHRVPEPVG; this is encoded by the coding sequence ATGCACCGCATCCTCCGCTTGATGGCCACCGGCGCGCAACGTCGACCCGGCCGCGTCCTCCTCGCCCTCGCGCTCGTCACCGTCGCACTCGGCGGGTTCGCCGGTCAGCAACAGACCGACACCGACCCGACCGCCTTCGCCCCCGAAGGCGAACTCGCCGAGTCGCTCGAGCTGGTGCAGGATCAGTTCGCCGCCGGTGGGGTCTCGACCCAGGTCATCTTCGACGCCGGTGAGGACGGCGACGTCCTTGCGCCGGACCACGTGGCGTTTGCCGACGAGCTGGTCGCCGCGCTGGCCGGCGACCCCGAGGTGTCCGAGGCGCTCGCCGCGGGCGAGCGGGCGCTCGCCTCGTTCACCGCCGGACTTGCCGAGTCCGGGGCTCCGATGGCTCCGGAACTGCTGTCGCAGGACGACGCCGACGCCAGCTCTGCCAGGGCAGGGCTCGTGGTGGTCAACCTCGACGCGGATCTCGAGCTTGCGGATGCCGCCGAGGCCGAGCTGCGGGTCGGCGAGATCGTCGAAGGGATGGACCCACCCGACGGGCTCGACGTCGAGGCGTTCGGCCAGTTCATCCTCAACGACCGGCTCGAATCCGGCTCCGAGGGCGAGATGAGCAGCCTGCTCGGCCTGTCAATCCTCCTCATCGTCGGCATCCTCGCCCTGCAGTTCCGCACCGCCAGCGACGTGGCCCTCGGCCTGGTCGGCCTGTTGGCCTCCATCACCTGGATGTTCGGCATCGGGGTCCTGCTCGGGCCCGACTACCTGGGGGTGGTTGGGTACTTCACCCAGGTCTCGATCATCGTGCCGGTCCTGCTGGTGGGCCTCGGGGTCGACTACTCGATCCACCTCACCTCGCGCTACCGCGAGGAACGTCGGCACGGCCTCGCCGCTGATCGCAGCGCCAGCGCCGCGGTCCGCACGGTCGGCGGCGCGCTGGCGCTGGCCACGGTGGCCACCATGCTCGGGTTCCTCACCAACGTGATCTCGCCGTTGCCGCCGATGGGCGACTTCGGCATCTTCACTGCCGTCGGTGTGATCTCGGCGTTCGTCGTGATGGGGCTGCTGATCCCCTCGGCCCGCAACCTCCTCGACACCCGCCAGGTTCGCCGGGGTCGCACTCCCCGCTGGGCGAGGGCCGGATCGACTGCCGATGTCGATCCCCTGGGCCGGGTGATGGCGAAGACCTCGGTCCTGGCCGACCGCGCGCCGAAGGCGGTGATCGGAGCAGCGCTGGTCGTCACCGTCCTGGCCGGGCTGGCCGCCACCCAGATCCGGACCTCGTTCAGCCAGGACGACTTCATCCCCGAAGAATCCGAGATCGGTCAGCTCCTCACCCGGATCGAGACCCTGTTCGGCGGCGACATCGCCGAGTCGACCTTCGTGGTGATGGCGGGCGACCTGGCCGACCCGGCTGCGCTCAACGCCGTGGCCGCGGTCGGTGCCGACCTCGCCGACGTGGAGTACGTGCGGGTCGCCGGCGGGGTGGCCCAGGTGCAGTCGCCGTTCACCGTGTTGGCCGGCCTGGCCGGGTCGGATGCCGAGTTGGCAGCCCAGCTCGACGAGCTCGGTTTCAGCGCGACGGAGGGTGTCGCCGATGATGCCGACGTCGCCGCCATGTACGAGCTCGGGTTCTCCGCCGCACCTGCCCAGATGTCGACGGTGATCGATCCCGGACACGACCTCGGGGTGCTCTCGGTCTCCACCCAGGCTGGGCAGGACAACGTGGGCGATCTGGCCGAGTCGATGAGCGCGGCCGTCGAGCCACTCTCGGGCGCCGGCGTCGACACCCGACTCACATCCGAGCTGTTGGTGATCGACGACACCCTCAACGCCCTCGCCGCATCCCAGGCCCGGGGGATCGCCTTCACCCTGGTCGCCGCCCTGGCCCTGCTGGTCAGCTACTACGGCATCGCCGAGCGCCGGCCGGTCATCGGGGTGATCACCATGATCCCCTCGGTGGCGGTGGTGGCATGGGTGCTGGGCACCATGTGGCTGTTGGGCTACAGCTTCAACGTGCTCACCGCGATGGTGGCCAGCCTCGGGATCGGCATCGGTGTCCCCTTCGGCATCCACATGACCCATCGGTTCCTCGAGGACCGTCGCCGCTACGACACCCTCGACGAGGCGGTCCGCCAGACCCTCACCCACACCGGCGGTGCCATGGCCGGGTCGGCCGCCACCACTGCTGCGGGGTTCGGCGTGCTGGTGTTCGCGTCCCTCGTGCCCATCCAGCAATTCGGCACGATCGTGGCCATCACCATCTTGTACTCGTTCCTCGCCGCGGTGCTGGTGCAGCCCTCCTGTCTCAAGCTGTGGGCCGAGTGGAGGGCCCGCCGGGGCGACGTGGTCGAGCTGGACGACGCTGACGATCACCGGGTGCCCGAACCTGTAGGTTGA
- a CDS encoding TetR family transcriptional regulator — MTAAEVDPADSDTRARRRARLRNEAQDIALEMFAERGYEHVTMAEIAEALDVAERTLFRYFPTKESLLDPAHEELVEQLVSELAGRPPSESAFTAVRESLRALGDELTHDQAAMIARTEIINSHPSLQAHMLRRQGELEDAIASVVANRSGINPETDIRPTLFAATAVCALRVAVDRWVSADTDQDLLSYIEVSLDALAAGLGDL, encoded by the coding sequence ATGACCGCCGCCGAGGTCGATCCGGCCGACTCCGACACCCGCGCTCGCCGCCGCGCTCGCCTCCGCAACGAGGCGCAGGACATCGCGCTCGAGATGTTCGCCGAGCGAGGATACGAGCACGTGACCATGGCCGAGATCGCCGAGGCCCTCGACGTCGCCGAGCGCACCCTCTTTCGGTACTTTCCGACCAAGGAGTCGTTGCTCGACCCCGCCCACGAGGAGCTGGTCGAACAGCTCGTCAGCGAGCTGGCGGGACGCCCGCCCTCCGAGTCGGCGTTCACTGCCGTCCGCGAGTCCCTTCGGGCCCTGGGCGACGAGCTCACCCACGATCAGGCTGCCATGATCGCCCGCACCGAGATCATCAACAGCCACCCTTCGCTGCAGGCCCACATGCTGCGCCGCCAGGGCGAGCTCGAGGACGCCATCGCCTCGGTGGTCGCCAACCGCTCGGGGATCAACCCCGAGACCGACATTCGCCCCACCCTGTTCGCCGCGACAGCGGTGTGCGCACTGCGGGTGGCGGTCGATCGCTGGGTCAGCGCCGACACCGACCAGGACCTGCTCAGCTACATCGAGGTGAGCCTCGACGCGCTCGCCGCCGGTCTCGGCGACCTGTAG
- a CDS encoding sugar ABC transporter permease, with translation MTDTAPTDTDQEPDTPGDDDLDTMLETRRDPWAIALRVGGTLAVPIVAFVVFTWAFGFLRDDDANRMVIAAVAIALGVAGVFALFWAMDRLVNWLPERVGEGLRPYIYVGPALVVLGVFLIYPVINTALLSFQDSRGQAWVGLENYEFVFTNSSMLRSIRNTVAWIIVVPAVAVTIGLVFATLADRLRRMEAVAKSLIFLPMAVSFVGASVTFRLIYSYRPEGFGSNVGLLNGVMDVFGQDPVAWLSQQPWNNLLLMVIMIWMQTGFAMVVLSAAIKAIPDDILEAARIDGATEFQLFRRILLPSILPTIVVVTTYMVVNALKVFDIVFVMGSPEANQTEVIAERMIRWFFLANHDGRAAAIAMVLFVAVIPVMVWNVRKFREQEQMR, from the coding sequence GTGACTGACACCGCTCCGACCGACACCGACCAAGAACCCGACACACCGGGCGACGACGATCTCGACACCATGCTCGAGACCCGTCGCGATCCGTGGGCGATCGCGCTCCGGGTCGGCGGCACCCTCGCGGTCCCGATCGTCGCGTTCGTCGTGTTCACCTGGGCCTTCGGGTTCCTGCGCGATGACGACGCCAACCGCATGGTCATCGCCGCCGTCGCCATCGCCTTGGGAGTGGCGGGAGTGTTCGCCCTGTTCTGGGCGATGGACCGGCTCGTCAACTGGTTGCCCGAGCGCGTCGGCGAAGGACTGCGGCCCTACATCTACGTCGGCCCCGCCCTCGTCGTGCTCGGCGTCTTCTTGATCTACCCGGTCATCAACACCGCCCTGCTCAGCTTCCAGGACTCGCGCGGCCAAGCCTGGGTCGGACTCGAGAACTACGAGTTCGTGTTCACCAACTCCTCGATGTTGCGCTCCATCCGCAACACCGTGGCCTGGATCATCGTGGTCCCCGCGGTGGCGGTCACCATCGGGTTGGTGTTCGCCACCTTGGCCGACCGGCTCCGTCGAATGGAGGCCGTCGCCAAGTCGCTCATCTTCTTGCCGATGGCGGTCTCCTTCGTCGGTGCGTCTGTCACCTTCCGGCTCATCTACAGCTACCGGCCCGAAGGGTTCGGCAGCAATGTCGGGCTGCTCAACGGTGTCATGGACGTGTTCGGACAGGACCCTGTCGCCTGGTTGTCCCAGCAGCCGTGGAACAACCTGCTGTTGATGGTGATCATGATCTGGATGCAGACCGGCTTCGCCATGGTGGTGCTGTCGGCGGCGATCAAGGCCATCCCCGACGACATCCTCGAAGCCGCCCGCATCGACGGTGCCACCGAGTTCCAGCTGTTCCGCAGGATCCTGCTGCCCAGCATCCTGCCCACCATCGTCGTGGTCACCACCTACATGGTGGTCAACGCGCTGAAGGTGTTCGACATCGTGTTCGTGATGGGCAGCCCCGAAGCCAACCAGACCGAGGTCATCGCCGAGCGGATGATCCGGTGGTTCTTCCTGGCCAACCACGACGGACGTGCTGCGGCCATCGCCATGGTGCTCTTCGTCGCCGTCATCCCGGTGATGGTGTGGAACGTTCGCAAGTTCCGGGAACAGGAGCAGATGCGATGA
- a CDS encoding DUF6036 family nucleotidyltransferase has translation MNVSQLEHLIRAAGALLGEDTVIVVGSQAILATAPMVDDELLTRSMEADLLPLDDAHGDKADLIDGVLGAGSSFDELHGYHGDGVSEHTPVLPEGWRDRLIEHVNDNTNGVRGLCLEANDLVVSKLAAGREKDLEFCRAALRERLAEHDTVVARLGLTEIDPDRRDAITSMLRSWQSG, from the coding sequence ATGAACGTCTCCCAGCTTGAACACCTCATCCGGGCGGCGGGAGCGCTCCTGGGCGAGGACACGGTCATCGTGGTCGGAAGCCAGGCGATCCTCGCGACGGCGCCGATGGTCGACGACGAGTTGCTGACTCGGTCGATGGAGGCCGACCTGCTTCCTCTCGACGACGCGCACGGCGACAAGGCAGACCTCATCGATGGAGTGCTCGGCGCAGGATCGAGCTTCGACGAACTGCACGGATACCACGGTGACGGGGTCAGCGAGCACACGCCTGTGCTGCCCGAAGGTTGGCGTGATCGACTCATTGAGCATGTGAACGACAACACCAACGGCGTGCGCGGTCTATGTCTCGAAGCGAACGATCTGGTGGTTTCGAAGCTGGCCGCAGGCCGCGAGAAGGATCTGGAGTTCTGCCGAGCGGCCCTGCGTGAACGCCTCGCCGAACATGACACCGTCGTGGCGCGCCTTGGGCTCACCGAGATCGATCCCGACCGGCGCGATGCCATCACCTCGATGCTGCGCTCGTGGCAGTCGGGGTGA
- a CDS encoding DEAD/DEAH box helicase family protein encodes MSRPIRLRRWQKEALDLLERHPDPDFLAVATPGAGKTTFALAAVVRHLHANPQHQVVVVAPTSHLKLQWARAAAQLGIHLEPSWSSAAGELPSDMHGVAVTYQQVAANPDVLRRHARRCIVVLDELHHAGDERAWGDATRHAFDAAPQRLSLSGTPFRSDTHAIPFVRYVQDEAEPDFDYGYQAALTDRRVVRPVYFPTIGGFMEWTAPDGLLNAASFDDALDRTRASQRLRTALSLDGEWLPTVLSQANERLLELRTVQPDAAGLVIAADQDHARGIAELLRARQRVTAMVVTSDDPTASRRIAAFADGDLPWLVAVRMVSEGVDIPRLRLGVFATTTTTELFFRQVVGRFVRHTGGPARRERAWLFIPDEPRLRRYAATIAEQRRHSLRRSWEDGERPEEADEPEALDEVPGEEEQLSLFQVLSAEVVEGAGAASVFDDDPDAEHFDEDDEDTTVPIDLPLPPPRGHERWSDGGGRPLAEVKQELRAANAEMARQLARYTGLSHQEVNGRLNREVSILRISEASAEQLEARVERAEKWLANL; translated from the coding sequence ATGTCCCGCCCGATCCGCCTCCGCCGGTGGCAGAAGGAGGCTCTCGACCTCCTCGAACGCCATCCCGATCCCGACTTCCTCGCGGTCGCCACCCCGGGGGCGGGCAAGACCACCTTCGCCCTTGCCGCTGTGGTCCGCCACCTCCACGCCAACCCCCAGCACCAGGTCGTGGTGGTGGCCCCGACCAGTCACCTGAAGCTGCAGTGGGCCCGAGCCGCCGCCCAGCTCGGCATCCACCTCGAGCCGTCGTGGTCGTCCGCTGCGGGCGAGCTCCCGTCGGACATGCACGGCGTGGCGGTCACCTACCAGCAGGTCGCCGCCAACCCCGACGTGCTGCGCCGCCACGCGCGACGCTGCATCGTCGTGCTCGACGAGCTTCACCACGCCGGCGACGAGCGAGCATGGGGCGACGCCACCCGCCACGCCTTCGACGCCGCCCCACAGCGACTGTCCTTGTCGGGCACCCCGTTTCGCTCCGACACCCACGCCATCCCCTTCGTCCGCTACGTGCAGGACGAGGCCGAGCCGGACTTCGACTACGGCTACCAGGCGGCGCTGACCGACCGCCGGGTGGTGCGGCCCGTCTACTTCCCCACCATCGGCGGGTTCATGGAGTGGACCGCGCCCGACGGATTGCTCAACGCGGCCAGCTTCGACGACGCCCTGGACCGCACACGGGCCTCGCAACGGCTGCGGACCGCGCTCAGCCTCGACGGCGAGTGGCTGCCCACCGTGTTGTCCCAGGCCAACGAACGGCTACTCGAGCTGCGGACCGTGCAACCCGACGCCGCCGGTCTGGTCATCGCCGCCGATCAGGACCATGCACGCGGCATCGCCGAGCTGTTGCGGGCCCGCCAGCGGGTCACCGCCATGGTCGTCACCTCCGACGACCCCACCGCGTCGCGACGCATCGCCGCCTTTGCCGACGGCGACCTGCCGTGGCTGGTCGCGGTGCGGATGGTGTCGGAGGGGGTCGACATCCCCCGCCTGCGGCTCGGGGTGTTCGCGACGACCACCACCACCGAGCTGTTCTTCCGGCAGGTGGTGGGACGCTTCGTGCGCCACACCGGGGGACCGGCACGGCGTGAGCGAGCGTGGCTGTTCATCCCCGACGAACCCCGCCTTCGGCGCTACGCGGCGACCATCGCCGAGCAGCGCCGGCACAGCCTGCGACGCAGTTGGGAGGACGGCGAGCGGCCCGAGGAGGCCGACGAGCCCGAGGCGCTCGACGAGGTGCCAGGGGAGGAGGAGCAGTTGTCGTTGTTCCAGGTGCTGTCCGCCGAGGTGGTCGAAGGCGCCGGCGCGGCATCGGTGTTCGACGACGATCCCGACGCCGAGCACTTCGACGAGGACGACGAGGACACCACGGTGCCGATCGACCTCCCGCTTCCCCCGCCTCGCGGGCACGAGCGGTGGAGCGACGGCGGTGGTCGTCCGCTGGCCGAGGTGAAGCAGGAGCTGCGTGCTGCCAACGCCGAGATGGCCCGCCAGCTCGCTCGCTACACCGGTCTCAGCCACCAGGAGGTCAACGGCCGCCTCAATCGCGAGGTGTCGATCCTGCGAATCTCCGAAGCCAGCGCCGAGCAGCTCGAGGCACGGGTCGAGCGGGCCGAGAAGTGGCTGGCCAACCTCTGA
- a CDS encoding MMPL family transporter, translating into MLAVPLFGLRLGFADEGNYPESTTTRRAYDLVAEGFGPGYNGRLVLAAEMVEGIDEASLTAITGALDDDPGVALAMGPIMNDPQAPTAVLWQVVPATAPQDSQTSDLVHRLRDEVLPPVVAGTGLDVSVAGPVAMNVDFTDYLGERLPIFFAAVLLLSFLLLMVVFRSLLVPATMELLGDRNWWMPRWLGRVLPTIDVEGEGGNTETIGTAGSHSAAEESTLESV; encoded by the coding sequence GTGCTCGCCGTCCCCCTCTTCGGACTGCGCCTGGGGTTCGCCGACGAGGGGAACTATCCCGAGAGCACCACGACCCGCCGCGCCTACGATCTGGTCGCCGAGGGCTTCGGTCCCGGCTACAACGGGCGACTGGTACTGGCCGCCGAGATGGTCGAGGGGATCGACGAGGCGTCGCTGACGGCGATCACGGGAGCACTCGACGACGATCCCGGCGTGGCGTTGGCCATGGGACCGATCATGAACGACCCCCAGGCACCCACCGCGGTCCTGTGGCAGGTCGTGCCGGCGACGGCCCCACAGGACAGCCAGACCAGCGATCTGGTGCACCGGTTGCGCGACGAGGTGCTGCCACCGGTCGTGGCCGGGACCGGCCTCGACGTCTCGGTGGCGGGACCGGTGGCGATGAACGTGGACTTCACCGACTACCTGGGCGAACGTCTGCCGATCTTCTTCGCGGCCGTGCTGTTGCTGTCGTTCCTGCTGCTGATGGTGGTCTTCCGGTCGCTGCTGGTGCCCGCCACCATGGAGCTGCTCGGCGACCGCAACTGGTGGATGCCCCGGTGGCTGGGACGTGTCCTGCCGACGATCGATGTCGAGGGTGAGGGCGGCAACACCGAGACGATCGGCACCGCCGGATCCCATTCCGCTGCCGAGGAGTCGACGCTCGAGTCGGTGTGA
- a CDS encoding type II toxin-antitoxin system VapC family toxin, with translation MSSPAAEPGFEAPDPPSGMYYLDSSVGVRIILGQSPSAAAWFDHATSDDTSMVVSSRLLRTEITRVLRREGLPVSERDKLLSYIGTIPLDHAVLNEAEAIVPHLRSLDAIHLASAVRSGLEDLIIVTHDQAMRDVAEQIGFRTYDPVAYP, from the coding sequence GTGAGCTCGCCCGCGGCGGAGCCCGGTTTCGAGGCGCCTGACCCGCCGAGTGGGATGTACTACCTGGACAGCTCGGTCGGGGTGCGGATCATCCTCGGGCAGTCTCCGTCGGCGGCAGCATGGTTCGATCACGCGACGAGCGACGACACGTCGATGGTCGTGTCATCGCGTCTCCTTCGGACCGAGATCACCCGGGTGCTGCGCCGAGAAGGTCTGCCGGTCAGCGAGCGGGACAAGCTGCTCTCCTACATCGGCACCATCCCGTTGGATCATGCGGTGCTGAACGAGGCTGAGGCCATCGTCCCTCACCTTCGTTCACTCGATGCGATCCATCTGGCCTCCGCCGTGCGATCCGGACTCGAGGACCTGATCATCGTCACCCACGATCAGGCCATGCGCGATGTCGCGGAGCAGATCGGCTTTCGGACCTACGACCCGGTGGCTTATCCATAG
- a CDS encoding YgiT-type zinc finger protein, translating into MRCETCDQADRVAVHRAKMVERDGRVAVVTGVPMEECPACGERWMSLDIAETLDGILRRLIASGAETAAAHWDDLAPSAA; encoded by the coding sequence ATGAGATGTGAGACATGTGACCAAGCCGATCGAGTGGCCGTGCACCGAGCCAAGATGGTCGAACGCGATGGCCGGGTCGCGGTGGTGACCGGTGTGCCCATGGAGGAATGCCCCGCGTGTGGCGAACGCTGGATGTCGCTCGACATCGCCGAGACCCTGGATGGGATCTTGCGCCGACTCATCGCCAGCGGGGCCGAGACCGCCGCAGCGCATTGGGACGATCTCGCACCGTCCGCGGCGTGA
- a CDS encoding carbohydrate ABC transporter permease, with protein sequence MTLTTPVPAELPEASRPDRLNTAQGTVGTGGGGGWFVRITILVTVVIWLIPIAGVLVTSFRPPDLANTSGWWTALASPFEAGAWTIENYRQALDAGGFGNAFLNSVAVAVPSTVIPITIAAFAAYAFSWMKFRGRNILFVLVVGLMVVPLQMALIPILTLYVEGAQLWGVTVFPDLNLNGSFLGVWLAHTGFGLPLATYLLRNYIGSLPSSIIESAKIDGADHFTIFWRLIIPLSVPALAAFTIFQFLWVWNDLLVAYVFLGGTSSTRVVTLALANLSGSRGQDWHLLTSAAFISMALPLAVFFSLQRYFVRGLTAGSVKG encoded by the coding sequence ATGACCCTGACCACCCCTGTTCCCGCCGAGCTCCCCGAGGCCTCCCGGCCCGACCGGCTCAACACCGCGCAGGGCACCGTCGGCACCGGCGGCGGTGGTGGCTGGTTCGTGCGCATCACCATCTTGGTGACCGTCGTCATCTGGCTTATCCCCATCGCCGGGGTGCTGGTCACCTCGTTCCGACCGCCCGACCTCGCCAACACCTCCGGGTGGTGGACCGCGCTCGCCAGCCCGTTCGAGGCCGGAGCGTGGACCATCGAGAACTACCGGCAGGCACTCGACGCCGGCGGGTTCGGAAACGCCTTCCTGAACAGCGTGGCCGTGGCCGTCCCGTCGACGGTCATCCCCATCACCATCGCCGCCTTTGCGGCCTACGCCTTCTCGTGGATGAAGTTTCGCGGACGCAACATCTTGTTCGTCCTCGTGGTGGGTCTCATGGTGGTGCCGCTGCAGATGGCGCTGATCCCGATCCTCACCCTGTACGTCGAAGGCGCACAGCTCTGGGGTGTGACGGTGTTCCCCGACCTCAACCTCAACGGCAGCTTCCTCGGCGTCTGGTTGGCCCACACCGGATTCGGCCTGCCCCTCGCCACCTACCTGCTGCGCAACTACATCGGGTCCCTGCCGTCGTCGATCATCGAGTCGGCCAAGATCGACGGGGCCGACCACTTCACGATCTTCTGGCGTCTCATCATCCCCCTGTCGGTGCCGGCGCTCGCCGCCTTCACCATCTTCCAGTTCCTGTGGGTGTGGAACGACCTGCTCGTGGCCTATGTGTTTCTCGGCGGCACCAGCAGCACCCGAGTCGTCACCCTGGCGCTGGCCAACCTGTCGGGCTCGCGCGGCCAGGACTGGCACCTGCTCACCTCGGCCGCGTTCATCTCCATGGCGCTGCCCCTCGCCGTGTTCTTCTCGCTGCAGCGCTACTTCGTCCGAGGGCTCACCGCCGGCTCGGTCAAGGGGTGA
- a CDS encoding MFS transporter, giving the protein MTLDHRSPLTNRAPWRQSPWLILGAAVVLQGVTAPGQTLGVSVFIDPIAADLDLSRSAVSAAYLVGTLTGALSMPAAGRLIDRKGVRFATLLFGGGFAVMLVAMSGVVGFVTLAIGFAGTRALGQGALTLTATTTVAVWFDKARGTANGIKTAAGGALMALVPIVSTSLIAAFGWRTSWVVLGAGVLVVVVVVGVLVVADPPSRYAATVPAPTGDEATTAHRAHQPDWEMAAVVRHPAFLMMTAATALSALISTGLMFHHVDLLAQRGLTPTEAAATFLPLTVSSAGSALLIGPLADRVPAKLLTGACLVLLAGAPVMVQTVHPGITAAAYGFVLGSSGASIRTLEATALPRWFGIVRIGQIRGVVMAAGVGCSAVGPLIVSLGADWFGSYSAVLNVLAAVALGLAVVALFVRPPR; this is encoded by the coding sequence ATGACCCTCGACCACCGGTCACCGCTCACCAACCGCGCCCCTTGGCGGCAGTCGCCGTGGCTGATCCTCGGCGCGGCGGTGGTCCTGCAGGGTGTGACCGCACCCGGGCAGACGCTGGGGGTGTCGGTGTTCATCGACCCCATCGCCGCCGATCTCGACCTCTCACGATCCGCCGTCTCGGCCGCGTACCTGGTGGGCACGCTCACCGGCGCGCTCAGCATGCCCGCCGCGGGGAGGCTCATCGACCGCAAGGGAGTGCGCTTCGCCACCCTGCTCTTCGGCGGCGGCTTCGCCGTGATGCTGGTCGCCATGTCCGGCGTCGTCGGGTTCGTCACTCTGGCCATCGGCTTCGCCGGCACCCGGGCCCTGGGCCAGGGTGCGCTGACCCTCACCGCCACGACCACCGTGGCCGTGTGGTTCGACAAGGCGCGCGGCACCGCCAACGGGATCAAGACCGCGGCCGGCGGTGCGCTGATGGCCCTGGTGCCCATCGTCTCGACGTCGCTCATCGCCGCCTTCGGATGGCGGACGAGCTGGGTGGTCCTGGGGGCAGGTGTGCTGGTCGTCGTCGTGGTGGTGGGCGTCCTGGTCGTCGCCGATCCACCGTCTCGCTACGCGGCGACGGTCCCCGCACCCACCGGCGACGAGGCGACCACCGCCCACCGGGCGCACCAGCCGGACTGGGAGATGGCAGCGGTGGTCCGTCATCCCGCGTTCCTCATGATGACCGCTGCCACCGCACTGTCGGCGCTGATCAGCACCGGGTTGATGTTCCACCACGTCGACCTGCTGGCCCAGCGGGGACTCACCCCGACCGAGGCCGCAGCGACGTTTCTCCCCCTCACCGTCTCCAGCGCGGGGAGCGCGCTGCTCATCGGCCCACTCGCCGACCGCGTGCCCGCGAAGCTGTTGACCGGGGCCTGTCTGGTGCTGCTCGCGGGCGCGCCGGTCATGGTCCAGACCGTGCACCCCGGGATCACCGCCGCTGCCTACGGGTTCGTGCTCGGCTCGAGCGGTGCCTCCATCCGCACCCTCGAAGCCACCGCCCTCCCCCGTTGGTTCGGGATCGTGCGCATCGGCCAGATCCGCGGGGTGGTCATGGCCGCGGGGGTCGGTTGCAGCGCCGTCGGTCCCCTGATCGTGTCACTCGGCGCCGACTGGTTCGGCTCATACTCGGCGGTGCTCAACGTGCTGGCTGCGGTGGCGCTGGGCTTGGCCGTGGTGGCGCTGTTCGTACGACCCCCTCGGTAG